The window AACGTGAATCAAAAGAAATTGCGACACCACGTTTTTTAGCTTCTTCACCATTTTCGTCAATTAATCTGGCAAGACCTTCGGTTACTCTTCCCACAGTAAACAAGTTAATTCTGTTAGTACCTGGTTCAAGCCGGCCTCTCATCCCAGCAGTACCAAAATTAATATCTTGTCCGAAAGCATCTTCAATCCACTTTTCATCTTTACCTAATTTGTCTAATTGATCTTTTAAATAATCAGGTAAATTATTTGCATTAGTCCATTGACTATAAATTTCTTTTGCGTTCATAATTTCCTCTTTACGTAAATTTTATGGTTTCATCTGCTATTTTAACGCAAGTTATAATGAAATTGCTATCATAATTAACAATTTAATTATTCTGCTCGCAAAAGATCTAACACTCCTTTTCTATTCAATATTAAAAAAATATCCTATCAATATTAAAAAAATATCCTATTAACTAAAGTTCCAGTTAATCTTTCGCTCAAACTCTTCATAAGGAAGTAGAGTGATTTCACCTAAGTTTATTCCCTCTGCTGGTGGACATTGTGCTTCTAAAGTAATTCCGTCATATTGACCAATATTATTTGCAATACCAGTATGATTAAAGTGGTTAGCTGTATAGGTGACAATTGCAGGAGCATTAGTTGTCATAACCATTTTATGTTTATCAGATGTTAAAATTGCTGCTGGTTGCATCCCATTTAAGATAAAAGGATGATCTAAGCCATTGCGTAATTTAATTTGACTATCATCACTACCTAAAGTTTCAGCTATTTTTTTACCTTGGCGAAAATCAAAAACCGTATTTTCAACACTTTGCATTCCTTGATTTGGTAGTCCATCTTTACCCACTGGTAAATAGTAGTCGGCTGCAAGTTGCAAGTTTAAATCAGTTGCTTTTTCACCCAAATTAAAATAGGTATGGTTTGCTGGATTAAAAATAGTCAATTGATCACTAACCGCTTCAAGCTTATATGACACATTATTTTTATTATCAAGTTTGTAAGTTACATGCAATTTCATATTGCCAGGATAGCCATTGTCCCCATCTGAATCAAAAAGGAAAAGGTCAGCTTGAGACTCCTGATCAGAATTTTTTAATTTAAAATTCCAAACCTTCATATCAGTACCAATACCACCATGAATATGATTTTCTCCATCATTTTTAGGTAGTTGATAAATATGATTTCCATGCTTCCATTGTCCTAAACGAACACGGCCACAAATTCGGCCAACTGTTCCACCTAGAAAATTTCTTTCTTTTGAATAATCTTCTGGACTATTTAATGACAAAATCATATTTTCGCTATTAAGTAGAACTTTTTCTAAAGTTGCTCCGTAATTAAGAAGCTTAACTTTCATCCCATGATCATTTTCTAGGCTAATCTCGCATAGGTCTTGCCCATCTTTTACACCATATTTTATAAAACTTGTTTTCACTTTATTTGTCTACCTCGCTCACTAAAGCCTTAGTAAAGCTTTGCCAACCAGCTTCTCCATCTTTATTATTTTTAAAGACACCAGCGCATTCAAGAACTTGATCAAACACTTCAACTAAAGCCTGTTGCAATATGCTATTTACATTCTCTCTAGTAATCTGATGCTCTGCTTTAATTTTCTTAGCCCACTCAAGATGGCTATCAGCTATTTCATTATCTTCATTAAGTAAATATTTTTTAACTTCTTCTAGTTCTTTCTTAAGTCTTCCTGGTAGAATGGCCCTTCCCATAACTTCGATTAAGCCAATATTTTCTTTCTTAATGTGCCAAAGCTCAGCATGCGGGTGAAAAATTCCTAATGGATATTTATCACTAGTATTGTTATCACGAAGAACTAAATCTAAAACGAAATCTTCTCCTTCACGATGCATAATTGGAGTTACTGTATGATGTCTAGTTTCACCATCAAAAGCTTTAATTTGACGATCTTGGTCACTATAGTGATCCCAAAAATCAATAATCTTACTGCCCAAATCAATTAAATCTAAAGAATTTTTACTAGTTAAGCGTAAATCACTCATAGGCCAGTCAACTACTCCAGCTTTAACTTCTGGGTATTGATCAAAATTAATCACTTTTTTAATTTTCGCCTTCATCATTGGAAAGACATGACGGCCACCTTGATAGTGCTCGTGAGCGAGCATCGAGCCACCAACAATTGGCAAATCAGCATTTGAGCCAACAAAATATTCTGGTAGTTGTTTTTCAATATCTACTAAATTAATTAAAGTTTGCTGATTAATTATCATCGGAATATGCTTTTGATCTAAGAAAATACAATGTTCATTAAAGTAAGCATATGGTGAATACTGAAAGCCCCACGGACGGCCACCAATCATCATCCGAATTATTCGTAAATTACTACGTACATTCTTTCCATATCCGCCAACATAACCTTCATTTTCAAGACAAAGTGCACATTGAGGATACTTATTACCAGTACTATGAGCTGCAGCAGCAATCGCTTTAGGATCCTTTTCAGGTTTTGAAAGATTAATCGTAATTTCTAATTCATGATCCTTAGAGCTCTTTCCTGAAAAGACAATATTTTTAGCGATAGCTTCTTTTTTTACGTAATTATTATCAACGCAAAGCTTATAAAACCAATCAGTTGCTGTATTAGCAGATTTTTGCATTTTTTGCCAGAAAATTTCATTTACTTTTGAAGGCGTTGGCGTCTTTAAATCATATAACTTATCATTCAAAACTTCGCGTGAAGTATTGTCATCAGGGATAATTTTACGATCAACAGCCATTTGAACAAGTTGTTTTACTGACGATTGTTTTCCATCATATTCTTGATCATCATCGCCTACTAAAGCCTTGATCTTATTAATTACATATACACGATCTAATTCTTTATATGCTCCACTCGCAATGACTTCATCTGCAAATTTTTCAATAATCTTCATTTCTGTAGCCCCTTAAGCTTAAATTCTCTTAGTTCCATCTACAATTTCTGCATCATAGAAGCTTGCATCGTAACCAACAGCATCACGATAAATTTTTCCAACATTTTGCTTAAACTTTTCAGCTTCATCTTTTTTTACAATTGCAATGGCACTACCACCAAAGCCGCCACCAATCATTCTGGCACCCAATACACCATCTTGCTTCCAAGCTGCTTCAGCTAAAGTATCAAGTTCTTTACCAGTTACTTCGTAGTCGTAATGAAGAGAAATATGGGATGCATTGATTAAACGTCCTAGCTTTTCTAAATCATTATCTTCCATTGCTTTAGTTGCTCTGATAGTTCTACCATTTTCACTAACAGCATGACGAGCACGTTTTAACTCTGTCTCATCGTTAATTAAGTATGAATACTCATCAAAAGTATTGTCGTCAAGTTCACCTAAAGCCTTAATATCAAGTTTAGTTTGTAGCTTTGCTAAAGCATTGTGACATTCGCTAACACGATCATTATAGGCAGAATCTGCTAAAGTATGTTCTTTGTTAGTCGACATAATAATAATTTCGTAGTCACCTAACTTAAGTGGCTTATATTCATACTTCATTGTGTTGCAATCAAGGAAAATAGCACTATCTTTTTTCCCCATAATGCATGCAAATTGGTCCATAATTCCTGAGTTTAATCCCACGAATTCATTCTCAGTTTTTTGACCCAGTCTTGCTAAACTAGGGCGATCTACATCTAAATCAAATTCATCCTTTAAAATTATCCCCATTAACATTTCAATCGCAGCACTTGAAGATAAGCCTGATCCCGATGGTAAATTAGCTTTAACATATAGGTTAAAACCATGATTAATCTTTTCTCCATCTTCTCTTTGACGAAGGTAAGTAATCATTCCTTTAAAGTAATTAGCCCAAAAGCGATCATCTTTTTCTACTGAATCATCATTTAAATCAAATTCAACAATATCCCCATCGACATTACCTGAATAAAGACGAACTTTATTATCAGTCCTTGGGCCATAAACACCATAAACACCTAAACTAATTGCTGCTGGAAAAACATGACCACCATTATAATCGGTGTGTTCTCCGATTACGTTAATCCGACCAGGTGAGAAAAAGACATCTTTTCCTGCTTCACCAAATATTTCTTGATAGTCTTTCAGTAATTCATCTTTATTCATAATTTTTACCTCGTAAATCAATTATTTATTTGTAATCGTTTTCATTAATGATTATAAAACTATTTATCAATTTAGTAAATATATTTACTAAGTTTCATAATAAAAAGTGTATTGACCTATTTCAATACACTTAGTTAAAGCTCTTTCTTATAATTAAATTAGTATTCATCGTCACATGAACCTTGGGTAAATCTGAGTTGGTTATTCTCATCAGTAAAACAGAAATAGCTAATTTGCTCAAAGCAGTTTGATCAATATTATATGAAGTAAGCGGTGGTGAAATATATTTTGCTACTTCACTATTATTAATACTAATAATAGCAGTGTCTTTGGGAACCCTAATCCCTACCTCATTAAAGTATTGTAAAACCCCAACACTTAAGGTATCTGAAGCAATAATAAAGGCATCTGGTAAGTTTTTGCCTAATTTTTTAACTACTTCTTTTGCTAATTGATAACCATTCTTTACACTAACAATTCCTTTAGCAAAAACTTCATTTTTTTCTATTCCTTGTGTTTTACAAAATTCTGTAAATGTAATTTCACGAATATCGCGTTGAGGTTGATGGTCTAAAGTAAAGCTTTCAGCTCCAATATAGCCTAAGTTTGTGTATCCTCGGGCAATTAACTTCTTAATTGCATCTTGTACAGTTAATTCAAGATTAGGTTGAACTGAATCAAACAACTGTGGAGCTGGATTAATATCAATAAATACACCACTTGGTAAAACATTGTGCAATCTCTCTAGTTCTTTATAGTTAAGTTCAGCTGTACCTACTCCAAGAAAGCCCTGAAAAAGTGAAGCTTGCTTTATCAATTCATCTACTTTCGTAAATAATGTTATCTTAATTTCTTTTTCTGCAGCTACTTTGCTAATGGCATCACGTAAGAAAGAAAAATATTCATCCTGCAGTTGCTCATTTCCGTTTACACGGTAAAGCACAGCAATTTCTGGTTTCAGATTATTAACTTTATTACTGTTCTTTTTAAAATATCCCAATTCATTTGCAACCTTTAGAATTTTACTTTTTGTTTCAGAAGTAACTGAAAGACGTGGATCGTTACTTAATAAACGTGATACAGTTGCTGGGGAAAATCCAGATTTAGCAGCGATTTCTTTAATTGTTGTCATATGTCCACCACTTTTCTCTATTCACAAATACTTTATCACAGTCTTAAGAAATGTGCTATTACTAAATTATTTACTAATTAAATAAACTATTTATTTTCGTGCTATAATGTAATCGATTCCAAAAAATAATTAAGTAAAGGAGCACACCATGCGAGTATTAGTTATCGGTGGGGCCGGTTATATCGGCTCTCACGCTGTTAGAAAGTTAATTGAAGAAGGCAACGATGTCGTTGTCCTTGATTCTCTCTACACTGGCCACAGAAAGGCTGTTGACAAGAAAGCTAAGTTTTACCAAGGCGATATTGAAGATACTAATTTAGTAAGCAAGATCTTACGTGATGAAAACATTGATGCTGTAATGCACTTCGCCGCTTACTCATTAGTTCCTGAATCAGTTAAGAAACCATTGAAGTACTACGACAATAACGTTTCAGGTATGATTTCTCTTCTGCAAGCAATGGACGACGCTAAAGTTAAGTACTTAGTATTCTCATCTTCTGCTGCAACTTATGGCATTCCAAAGACATTGCCAATTACTGAAGATACACCGCTTGATCCAATCAATCCATACGGTGAAACTAAGATGATGATGGAAAAGATTATGCACTGGGCTGACAAGGCTGACGGCATTAAGTCAATTGCTCTGCGCTACTTTAATGTGGCTGGCGCTTCAAGCGATGGTTCAATTGGTGAAGACCATGGTCCTGAAACTCACTTAATTCCAAACATCTTAAAGAGTGCTATTTCTGGTGATGGCAATTTCACTATTTTTGGTGACGACTATGACACTAAAGACGGTACTAATGTCCGCGACTATGTTCAAGTTGAAGACTTAATTGACGCTCACATCTTAGCACTTAAGCATGTAATGGAAACTAACAAGTCTGATGTCTTTAACTTAGGTACTGCTCAAGGTTACTCAAACTTAGAAATCCTTGAAGCTGCTAAGAAAGTTACTGGCATTGACATTCCTTACACTATTGGACCAAGAAGAGGTGGAGATCCTGATTCCTTAGTTGCTGACTCAAGCAAGGCTCGTAAAGTCTTAGGCTGGAAGCCAAAGCATGAAAATGTTGACGATGTAATCGCAACTGCTTGGAACTGGCACAAGAGCCACCCAAAGGGTTACGAAGATAAGTAAAGGTAATATTTTATAACACACATTTTTATTTTACATACACAAAAAGCTGTCTATCAATAAATTAACGATAGACAGCTTTTTTTTGATTTACTTTTCATTTAAGCCTTGGTAGTAATTATATACTTCTTGACCAGCAATACTTCC of the Lactobacillus gasseri ATCC 33323 = JCM 1131 genome contains:
- a CDS encoding aldose epimerase family protein, with the translated sequence MKTSFIKYGVKDGQDLCEISLENDHGMKVKLLNYGATLEKVLLNSENMILSLNSPEDYSKERNFLGGTVGRICGRVRLGQWKHGNHIYQLPKNDGENHIHGGIGTDMKVWNFKLKNSDQESQADLFLFDSDGDNGYPGNMKLHVTYKLDNKNNVSYKLEAVSDQLTIFNPANHTYFNLGEKATDLNLQLAADYYLPVGKDGLPNQGMQSVENTVFDFRQGKKIAETLGSDDSQIKLRNGLDHPFILNGMQPAAILTSDKHKMVMTTNAPAIVTYTANHFNHTGIANNIGQYDGITLEAQCPPAEGINLGEITLLPYEEFERKINWNFS
- a CDS encoding UDP-glucose--hexose-1-phosphate uridylyltransferase, which codes for MKIIEKFADEVIASGAYKELDRVYVINKIKALVGDDDQEYDGKQSSVKQLVQMAVDRKIIPDDNTSREVLNDKLYDLKTPTPSKVNEIFWQKMQKSANTATDWFYKLCVDNNYVKKEAIAKNIVFSGKSSKDHELEITINLSKPEKDPKAIAAAAHSTGNKYPQCALCLENEGYVGGYGKNVRSNLRIIRMMIGGRPWGFQYSPYAYFNEHCIFLDQKHIPMIINQQTLINLVDIEKQLPEYFVGSNADLPIVGGSMLAHEHYQGGRHVFPMMKAKIKKVINFDQYPEVKAGVVDWPMSDLRLTSKNSLDLIDLGSKIIDFWDHYSDQDRQIKAFDGETRHHTVTPIMHREGEDFVLDLVLRDNNTSDKYPLGIFHPHAELWHIKKENIGLIEVMGRAILPGRLKKELEEVKKYLLNEDNEIADSHLEWAKKIKAEHQITRENVNSILQQALVEVFDQVLECAGVFKNNKDGEAGWQSFTKALVSEVDK
- a CDS encoding galactokinase, which encodes MNKDELLKDYQEIFGEAGKDVFFSPGRINVIGEHTDYNGGHVFPAAISLGVYGVYGPRTDNKVRLYSGNVDGDIVEFDLNDDSVEKDDRFWANYFKGMITYLRQREDGEKINHGFNLYVKANLPSGSGLSSSAAIEMLMGIILKDEFDLDVDRPSLARLGQKTENEFVGLNSGIMDQFACIMGKKDSAIFLDCNTMKYEYKPLKLGDYEIIIMSTNKEHTLADSAYNDRVSECHNALAKLQTKLDIKALGELDDNTFDEYSYLINDETELKRARHAVSENGRTIRATKAMEDNDLEKLGRLINASHISLHYDYEVTGKELDTLAEAAWKQDGVLGARMIGGGFGGSAIAIVKKDEAEKFKQNVGKIYRDAVGYDASFYDAEIVDGTKRI
- a CDS encoding LacI family DNA-binding transcriptional regulator gives rise to the protein MTTIKEIAAKSGFSPATVSRLLSNDPRLSVTSETKSKILKVANELGYFKKNSNKVNNLKPEIAVLYRVNGNEQLQDEYFSFLRDAISKVAAEKEIKITLFTKVDELIKQASLFQGFLGVGTAELNYKELERLHNVLPSGVFIDINPAPQLFDSVQPNLELTVQDAIKKLIARGYTNLGYIGAESFTLDHQPQRDIREITFTEFCKTQGIEKNEVFAKGIVSVKNGYQLAKEVVKKLGKNLPDAFIIASDTLSVGVLQYFNEVGIRVPKDTAIISINNSEVAKYISPPLTSYNIDQTALSKLAISVLLMRITNSDLPKVHVTMNTNLIIRKSFN
- the galE gene encoding UDP-glucose 4-epimerase GalE produces the protein MRVLVIGGAGYIGSHAVRKLIEEGNDVVVLDSLYTGHRKAVDKKAKFYQGDIEDTNLVSKILRDENIDAVMHFAAYSLVPESVKKPLKYYDNNVSGMISLLQAMDDAKVKYLVFSSSAATYGIPKTLPITEDTPLDPINPYGETKMMMEKIMHWADKADGIKSIALRYFNVAGASSDGSIGEDHGPETHLIPNILKSAISGDGNFTIFGDDYDTKDGTNVRDYVQVEDLIDAHILALKHVMETNKSDVFNLGTAQGYSNLEILEAAKKVTGIDIPYTIGPRRGGDPDSLVADSSKARKVLGWKPKHENVDDVIATAWNWHKSHPKGYEDK